From the Vibrio alginolyticus NBRC 15630 = ATCC 17749 genome, one window contains:
- the asd gene encoding aspartate-semialdehyde dehydrogenase, giving the protein MRVGLVGWRGMVGSVLMQRMVEEKDFDLIEPVFYSTSQVGIPAPNLGKDAGLLQDAYDIESLKQLDAVITCQGGSYTEKVFPALRQAGWKGYWIDAASTLRMAEDSIITLDPVNLKQIQQGIHGGTNTFVGGNCTVSLMLMGLGGLFEKGLVEWTSAMTYQAASGAGAQNMRELISQMGVINDSVSSELANPSSSILDIDKKVADTMRSGSFPTDKFGVPLAGSLIPWIDVKRDNGQSKEEWKAGAEANKILGSQSSPVPIDGTCVRIGAMRCHSQALTIKLKQNVPMDEIEEIIATHNDWVKVIPNDRDITAQELTPAKVTGTMSVPVGRLRKMAMGDDFLNAFTVGDQLLWGAAEPLRRTLRIILSEKA; this is encoded by the coding sequence ATGAGAGTTGGTTTAGTTGGTTGGCGCGGTATGGTTGGTTCAGTCCTTATGCAGCGTATGGTTGAAGAGAAAGACTTCGACCTAATCGAACCAGTATTCTACAGTACTTCTCAAGTTGGTATTCCTGCTCCTAACTTAGGAAAAGACGCAGGCTTACTGCAAGACGCGTATGATATTGAAAGCTTAAAACAGCTTGATGCGGTAATCACCTGTCAAGGTGGTAGCTACACAGAAAAAGTTTTCCCTGCACTTCGTCAGGCTGGTTGGAAAGGCTACTGGATTGATGCGGCCTCTACGCTACGTATGGCTGAAGATTCGATCATCACACTTGATCCAGTGAACTTAAAGCAAATCCAACAAGGCATCCACGGTGGCACGAACACATTTGTCGGTGGTAACTGTACGGTTAGTTTAATGCTAATGGGGCTAGGTGGTCTATTTGAGAAAGGCCTTGTTGAGTGGACAAGCGCAATGACTTACCAAGCCGCATCTGGCGCTGGTGCGCAAAATATGCGTGAATTGATCTCGCAAATGGGCGTTATCAATGACTCTGTTAGCTCTGAACTTGCAAACCCATCAAGCTCTATCCTAGATATTGATAAGAAAGTCGCGGATACAATGCGCAGCGGCTCTTTCCCTACCGATAAATTCGGTGTGCCACTAGCTGGTTCGTTGATCCCATGGATCGATGTGAAGCGCGATAATGGTCAGAGTAAAGAAGAGTGGAAAGCGGGCGCTGAGGCGAATAAAATTTTGGGTTCTCAAAGTTCACCTGTTCCAATTGACGGTACTTGCGTGCGTATTGGCGCGATGCGTTGTCACTCTCAAGCACTTACTATCAAGCTTAAACAAAATGTACCAATGGACGAAATCGAAGAAATCATCGCCACTCATAACGATTGGGTGAAAGTGATTCCTAACGACCGTGACATCACTGCTCAAGAGCTAACGCCGGCAAAAGTTACGGGCACAATGTCTGTACCAGTGGGTCGTCTACGTAAGATGGCAATGGGTGATGATTTCCTAAATGCTTTCACTGTTGGTGACCAACTGCTTTGGGGTGCTGCGGAGCCATTGCGTCGTACTCTGCGAATTATTCTGTCTGAGAAAGCATAA
- the nhaC gene encoding Na+/H+ antiporter NhaC: MKQVTPRLPSLIQVFISLGLFLLLAFSFTAKLDLPIQLALYIGWFIVMILGIKLGHQYKDLEKAALNGISNGLGAVLILLAVGALVGTWISGGIVPTIIYYGLKAIHPSIFLLATMIICSLTALATGTSWGAAGTAGIAMMGIGQGLGVPAPITAGAVLSGCYFGDKMSPLSDSVILASSMSNVEVMEHIKGMLPIALISYIITGIMFTAFGFHYAGQVDMSQVDSVIKAMEQQFYITPYSFVPVIIVLSLLAMRMPSFPVISFGSLLGIIWAVMIQDVDFLTAFNTAWAPFAISSGVDFIDSILNRGGMSSMLGSVAVIVFGLGFGGLLDKVGVLETIAKLFEKRVQSAGSLATSTIGTAFMGNVFGSAMYVSLILTPKICAKNYDRLGYKRKNLSRNAEFGGTLTSGMVPWSDNGIYMASILGVATLSYAPFMWLSFVCIIVTIFTSYMGWFVDKCEPTAEAVEEAEGELKQQTA, translated from the coding sequence ATGAAGCAAGTTACACCACGCCTACCAAGCTTGATACAGGTATTTATCTCGCTCGGTTTATTTCTCCTGCTGGCATTTTCGTTCACAGCCAAGCTAGACCTACCGATTCAGCTAGCGCTATACATCGGTTGGTTCATTGTCATGATATTGGGCATAAAGCTTGGCCATCAGTATAAAGATCTGGAAAAAGCAGCACTAAATGGCATTTCCAATGGACTTGGAGCCGTTTTAATCCTTTTGGCCGTTGGCGCGCTTGTAGGTACTTGGATCTCTGGTGGTATTGTTCCAACCATTATTTACTACGGCCTTAAAGCAATCCACCCTTCCATCTTTTTGCTGGCGACCATGATCATCTGTTCATTGACTGCGCTAGCGACTGGCACATCTTGGGGTGCGGCTGGCACGGCAGGTATTGCAATGATGGGTATCGGTCAAGGTCTTGGTGTTCCTGCGCCAATCACTGCAGGTGCCGTACTTTCAGGCTGTTACTTTGGTGACAAAATGTCGCCTCTATCGGATTCAGTAATCCTTGCTTCATCTATGTCTAACGTTGAAGTGATGGAACATATTAAAGGTATGTTGCCGATAGCACTCATTAGCTACATTATTACAGGCATTATGTTTACTGCATTTGGCTTCCACTACGCAGGTCAAGTTGACATGAGCCAGGTAGACTCTGTCATTAAAGCGATGGAACAGCAGTTCTACATCACCCCTTACTCATTTGTTCCTGTGATCATCGTATTGTCACTTCTAGCGATGCGTATGCCTTCATTCCCAGTGATCAGTTTTGGTTCTCTGCTAGGTATTATTTGGGCAGTGATGATCCAAGATGTCGATTTCCTAACCGCGTTCAACACGGCTTGGGCTCCGTTTGCAATCTCATCTGGCGTAGATTTCATTGACTCAATCCTTAACCGTGGCGGCATGTCTTCAATGCTTGGGTCGGTAGCGGTTATCGTATTCGGCCTTGGTTTTGGCGGTCTACTAGATAAAGTAGGCGTGCTAGAGACTATCGCGAAGCTGTTTGAAAAACGCGTTCAAAGTGCAGGTTCATTGGCAACAAGCACAATTGGTACGGCCTTTATGGGCAACGTATTTGGTTCAGCGATGTACGTTTCACTTATTCTGACCCCAAAAATCTGTGCGAAGAACTATGACCGTCTAGGCTACAAACGTAAGAATTTGTCTCGTAACGCAGAATTTGGCGGCACGCTAACCTCAGGTATGGTCCCTTGGAGTGACAACGGTATCTACATGGCCAGTATTTTGGGTGTTGCTACACTGTCTTATGCCCCGTTCATGTGGCTGAGTTTTGTATGTATCATCGTAACGATCTTCACTTCTTACATGGGTTGGTTTGTTGATAAGTGCGAACCAACAGCAGAAGCAGTTGAAGAAGCTGAAGGCGAATTAAAGCAGCAAACCGCTTAA
- a CDS encoding Hpt domain-containing protein: MEICEGQVLLKLKEGIRRFVWFWFVLWCVLALGIWLQAKQTIQTISTVNELGSKVEEVRHFFNFDLPYRVKHVDQISLKLQLAYAVRLQLESEFSEGKITPDITQLLYTTDRFLESARAFVRSDSELVSLAEQLRSSRARTENSEQIQAMYYRLGALVFESVFSDSATNSDTYRDLDRLFIESETLSPEERSALQRQLAQTSSALSAQAQGSYLSNQLLNPDFPNQLTSINEQLEQKLMTFIVWLSVISGLLLFLISWGAFSPKTIQPIPLPRTDDKKSEQVGDDENGANTVPSAQSENFQNVQMNEKSCNEVNSSQVEVVEREPYIDINKMLDSLSGDEGAVRMLLEVFIQDHSGDGTKMYQLLEEDKEKAQRAAHSLKGVSGSLGAMPLHCISGDIELLIKQGQKVPEEKLACLDDVLKQTILFANNALNSEKITEALTD; this comes from the coding sequence ATGGAGATATGCGAGGGGCAAGTGTTGCTGAAGCTAAAAGAAGGAATACGGCGGTTTGTTTGGTTCTGGTTCGTTTTGTGGTGTGTTTTAGCACTTGGCATTTGGCTGCAAGCCAAACAAACGATTCAAACGATTTCGACTGTAAATGAGTTAGGAAGTAAAGTTGAAGAAGTCAGGCACTTTTTTAACTTCGATCTGCCTTACCGTGTTAAACACGTCGACCAAATTTCACTGAAACTTCAGTTGGCTTATGCAGTTCGCTTACAGCTTGAAAGTGAGTTTTCTGAAGGGAAAATCACACCAGACATCACTCAATTACTTTATACGACCGACCGATTTTTAGAAAGTGCTCGAGCTTTTGTAAGAAGTGACAGTGAATTGGTTTCGTTAGCAGAACAGTTACGAAGCAGCCGTGCTCGAACAGAAAACTCTGAGCAAATTCAGGCAATGTACTATCGCTTAGGTGCGCTTGTTTTTGAGTCTGTCTTTAGTGACTCTGCAACGAATAGCGATACTTACCGTGACTTAGACCGACTTTTTATTGAATCAGAGACGCTCTCTCCCGAAGAGCGAAGCGCTCTTCAGCGCCAGCTTGCTCAAACCTCAAGCGCACTATCTGCTCAGGCACAGGGCAGTTATTTATCTAATCAACTGCTTAATCCAGATTTCCCGAACCAGTTAACTTCGATAAATGAGCAGTTGGAACAGAAGCTAATGACTTTTATTGTTTGGCTGTCTGTAATCAGTGGTTTGCTCCTTTTCCTCATTTCATGGGGAGCCTTCTCCCCAAAAACGATTCAACCGATACCACTACCCAGAACCGATGATAAAAAGTCAGAGCAAGTTGGCGATGATGAAAATGGAGCTAACACTGTTCCCTCAGCTCAGTCAGAAAATTTTCAAAACGTCCAAATGAACGAAAAAAGTTGTAATGAGGTGAATTCATCACAAGTGGAAGTAGTGGAACGTGAGCCGTACATAGATATCAATAAAATGTTAGATTCTCTGTCTGGTGACGAGGGCGCTGTGCGGATGTTACTGGAGGTCTTTATTCAGGACCACTCTGGCGATGGCACTAAAATGTATCAGCTGTTAGAAGAGGATAAAGAGAAAGCGCAAAGAGCCGCACACAGTCTTAAAGGGGTCTCAGGGAGTTTAGGTGCAATGCCATTGCACTGTATTTCGGGTGATATTGAACTGTTGATTAAACAAGGGCAAAAAGTGCCGGAAGAGAAGTTGGCATGTTTAGATGATGTCCTAAAACAAACCATACTTTTTGCTAATAATGCTCTCAATAGTGAAAAGATAACAGAAGCGCTAACAGATTGA
- the yejK gene encoding nucleoid-associated protein YejK yields the protein MSLHLSNVILHQLCKNDQDELVVNFRPASLENDASTENLVAELHRVFHSKAGKGFGAFQSDSEFQFWLQEMRKGERDFYDFSQISANRLKEELIKYPFADEGILVFAEYQSLATDYLFIGILPMNQSLKVTEGLDISATDYLDITKMDIAARIDLSSYETDKESNRYLQYIKGRVGRKVADFFLDFLQADIGLDTKQQNLVLMQAVDDFCADSKLEKQEVNEYKKQVYDYCNEQIKSGDEVQISELSGELPQSQDGTSFMDFTKEQGYELEESFPGDRATVRKLTKFVGAGGGLNISFDSLLLGERIFYDPETDTLTIKGTPPNLKDQLSRN from the coding sequence ATGAGTCTTCATCTTTCAAACGTTATTCTGCATCAACTGTGCAAAAACGATCAGGACGAGCTGGTTGTAAACTTTCGTCCAGCATCATTAGAGAACGATGCATCTACAGAAAACTTAGTCGCTGAGCTTCACCGAGTATTCCATTCTAAAGCTGGTAAAGGTTTTGGCGCTTTCCAGTCAGACAGCGAATTTCAATTTTGGCTTCAAGAAATGCGCAAAGGAGAGCGAGATTTTTACGACTTCTCACAAATTAGTGCAAATCGCTTGAAAGAAGAGTTGATTAAGTACCCATTTGCGGATGAAGGTATCTTGGTTTTCGCAGAGTATCAGAGTTTAGCAACGGACTACTTGTTCATCGGTATCCTACCAATGAATCAAAGTTTAAAAGTGACCGAAGGTTTGGACATCAGTGCGACAGATTACTTAGATATCACCAAAATGGATATTGCCGCACGCATCGACCTGTCGAGCTACGAGACCGACAAGGAATCCAATCGTTATCTGCAATACATTAAAGGACGCGTTGGCCGTAAAGTGGCGGACTTCTTCCTAGATTTTCTGCAAGCGGATATTGGCTTAGATACTAAACAACAAAACTTAGTGTTGATGCAGGCGGTGGATGATTTTTGTGCTGACTCGAAGCTAGAAAAGCAAGAAGTGAACGAGTACAAGAAACAAGTTTACGACTACTGCAATGAGCAAATTAAATCCGGTGATGAAGTTCAAATCTCAGAGCTTTCCGGAGAGCTTCCTCAAAGCCAAGATGGCACGAGCTTTATGGATTTCACCAAAGAGCAAGGGTACGAACTTGAAGAGTCTTTCCCAGGTGATCGTGCGACGGTTCGCAAACTGACTAAATTTGTTGGAGCTGGTGGTGGTTTGAATATTAGCTTCGATAGTCTCTTACTTGGCGAGCGTATTTTTTATGATCCAGAGACGGATACCTTAACGATTAAAGGGACGCCTCCAAATCTAAAAGATCAGTTAAGTCGCAATTAA
- a CDS encoding YejL family protein → MPITSKYTDEQVEKILAEVATVLEKHAASPELTLMIAGNIATNVLNQRVAASQRKAIAEKFAQALMSSLETPKTH, encoded by the coding sequence ATGCCGATTACATCTAAATATACTGACGAGCAAGTAGAAAAAATTCTTGCTGAAGTAGCAACAGTTCTTGAAAAACACGCTGCTTCTCCTGAGTTGACGCTAATGATTGCCGGAAATATCGCAACCAATGTCTTAAATCAACGTGTTGCTGCTTCACAACGCAAAGCGATTGCTGAAAAATTTGCTCAGGCGCTGATGTCTTCTTTAGAAACACCAAAAACACACTAA
- a CDS encoding DUF3413 domain-containing protein: MVDSGNSYGERVSRLVGWGHWFAFFNIVASMLIGTRYIVQSPWPETLLGQFYLAVSWVGHFGFLVFALYLLVLFPLTFILPSRKLFRLVAVIFATVGQTILLIDTQAYQSINLHLTPVVWELLFSEDKSALSTDLQHLFVVMPLIFLIQLALSEWVWRKQRKLSHKHVGRPLAAVFFLSFMTSHLVYIWADAYFYNPITSQRSNFPLSYPMTAKSFMEKHGLLDREEYLKRLAENEGNVELVNYPLEKLEFNRRVNKLNVLMISINNLRADALNQEEMPNLYEFAENNQNFRNHYSSSNDTYGAFGLFYGLPTSYASSIKAQGASPVLLDVLKDQGYNFGLFSGSGFEDDLYSEIIFRDLNLAEDLDGTQAHTDKQSIANWNTWLAEKASQPWFSYIEVTTVDNFESIPSNNDEEMPASERFKKAYEYAVKSADRTIAGIIDELETTGQLTNTIVIITSNHGSEFNETNTNSWGANSNYSRYQLQVPMVIHWPGMLAGEFNHSTSHLDLSVTLLQDMLGVSSNPYDYSSGRNLFDESRRRWILAGDTRELALITSSQTTVIDKFGNYKLYDKNYKRLRDDAPKLPVLMQGLTELQRFYSKND; the protein is encoded by the coding sequence ATGGTAGACAGCGGAAACTCATACGGCGAACGTGTATCTCGACTAGTTGGTTGGGGTCACTGGTTTGCATTCTTCAATATCGTTGCGTCGATGTTGATAGGCACACGCTACATTGTTCAGTCTCCTTGGCCCGAGACGTTACTTGGTCAGTTTTATCTGGCGGTTTCTTGGGTTGGTCACTTTGGCTTTCTAGTTTTCGCACTTTACTTGCTTGTTCTATTCCCGTTGACGTTTATCCTGCCATCGCGGAAATTGTTCCGTTTGGTGGCAGTGATTTTCGCAACCGTTGGGCAAACCATATTATTAATTGATACCCAAGCGTATCAGTCGATCAATTTGCACTTAACTCCCGTTGTCTGGGAGTTACTATTCAGCGAAGACAAAAGTGCACTCAGCACTGACCTACAACATTTATTTGTTGTGATGCCGCTGATCTTCCTTATTCAACTCGCACTATCCGAATGGGTATGGCGAAAACAGCGCAAACTATCTCATAAGCACGTAGGACGCCCTCTCGCGGCCGTCTTTTTCCTCAGCTTTATGACCAGCCATTTGGTTTACATTTGGGCAGATGCGTATTTTTACAACCCAATTACTAGCCAGCGTTCAAACTTCCCGTTGTCTTACCCGATGACGGCGAAGAGTTTTATGGAAAAACATGGTCTACTTGACCGTGAGGAATACCTAAAACGTTTAGCAGAAAACGAAGGCAACGTAGAGTTAGTCAACTACCCTCTTGAAAAGCTTGAGTTTAACCGCCGAGTTAATAAGCTCAATGTGTTGATGATCAGCATAAACAATTTACGAGCGGATGCGCTTAACCAAGAAGAGATGCCTAACCTCTATGAGTTTGCTGAAAACAATCAGAACTTCCGTAATCATTACAGCTCAAGTAATGATACATACGGGGCCTTTGGTTTGTTCTATGGCTTACCGACCAGTTATGCATCAAGCATCAAGGCGCAAGGTGCGTCCCCAGTATTGCTCGATGTACTGAAAGATCAGGGCTACAACTTTGGTTTATTCAGTGGTAGTGGGTTTGAAGATGATCTCTACTCAGAAATTATTTTCCGCGACTTGAACTTAGCGGAAGACCTAGATGGCACGCAAGCTCATACCGATAAACAATCTATCGCAAACTGGAATACATGGTTAGCAGAGAAAGCAAGTCAGCCATGGTTTAGTTACATCGAAGTCACCACCGTTGATAATTTTGAATCGATTCCTTCAAATAATGACGAAGAAATGCCCGCAAGTGAGCGATTCAAAAAAGCTTATGAATATGCAGTGAAGTCGGCGGATAGAACTATCGCCGGTATTATTGATGAACTAGAAACGACGGGACAACTGACAAACACCATCGTAATCATCACTTCTAATCACGGTAGTGAATTTAACGAAACCAATACGAACAGCTGGGGAGCAAACAGCAACTACAGCCGTTATCAATTACAAGTTCCGATGGTGATCCATTGGCCTGGAATGCTGGCTGGCGAATTTAATCACAGCACAAGTCACTTGGACCTCTCAGTTACACTGTTGCAAGATATGCTCGGCGTATCTTCCAACCCATATGATTACAGTAGTGGTCGCAACCTATTCGATGAAAGCCGTCGTCGCTGGATCTTGGCGGGCGATACTCGCGAGCTTGCCTTAATTACTAGCTCACAAACCACAGTGATCGATAAGTTTGGCAACTACAAGCTGTATGACAAAAACTACAAACGACTTCGAGATGATGCACCGAAGTTGCCAGTTTTGATGCAAGGTTTAACTGAGTTACAGCGTTTTTATTCTAAAAACGATTAA
- a CDS encoding histone deacetylase family protein, protein MLPLIYHPIYSQLELPEGHRYPIMKYQYLYESVLVHMEKDNWKEHTQFFQPEALTVGEVKRVHDEEYVELLVSGNMPAAKMRRIGFPWSESLITRTLTSAAGTALTAKKALEYGVAIHLSGGYHHAHKEFGSGFCLFNDLVIAARQALEVEHVDKVLIIDSDVHHGDGTATLCDDEPYIITLSFHCDKNFPARKPQSDLDVPLVRGTGDEDFLMAFKEVVDMALNLHRPDLVIYDAGVDIHQDDELGYFDVSTQGILERDRFLMQTVKSRGIPVAAVVGGGYRTNHADLVPIHLQLINAAKEVFIDE, encoded by the coding sequence ATGCTGCCACTTATCTACCACCCGATTTATTCTCAACTTGAGTTGCCAGAGGGGCATCGTTACCCAATTATGAAATACCAGTACCTCTATGAATCGGTATTGGTGCATATGGAGAAAGATAACTGGAAAGAGCACACGCAGTTTTTCCAGCCCGAAGCATTAACTGTTGGGGAAGTAAAACGTGTTCATGACGAGGAATACGTCGAGTTACTTGTTAGTGGAAACATGCCAGCTGCGAAGATGCGCCGAATAGGTTTTCCTTGGAGTGAGTCTCTCATTACCAGAACGCTAACTTCAGCTGCGGGCACGGCTCTGACCGCAAAAAAGGCACTTGAGTACGGAGTGGCCATTCATTTGAGTGGTGGGTATCATCACGCACACAAAGAGTTTGGTAGTGGTTTTTGTTTATTTAATGACTTAGTGATCGCGGCCAGGCAAGCACTCGAAGTTGAGCATGTCGATAAAGTATTGATCATTGACAGTGATGTTCATCATGGGGATGGAACAGCAACTTTATGTGACGATGAGCCATATATCATCACGCTTTCTTTCCACTGTGATAAAAACTTCCCAGCGAGGAAGCCTCAGTCTGACCTCGATGTACCTTTGGTGCGAGGGACAGGTGATGAGGATTTTTTAATGGCGTTTAAAGAAGTGGTCGATATGGCACTTAATCTTCATCGCCCTGATTTAGTTATCTACGATGCTGGTGTCGATATACATCAAGACGATGAGCTTGGATATTTTGATGTGTCGACTCAAGGGATTTTAGAACGTGATAGATTTTTAATGCAAACAGTGAAATCTCGAGGTATCCCTGTCGCAGCTGTCGTTGGAGGTGGATATCGAACGAATCATGCTGACCTCGTCCCAATCCATTTGCAGCTTATCAATGCCGCTAAAGAAGTCTTTATTGATGAGTAG
- a CDS encoding SDR family oxidoreductase, which produces MSQTVFITGANRGIGLSLTELYLKQGHQVHATSRSLENSSELQTLASQFSNLVLHELDVTHYEQVAKLADKLPAIDLLINNAGYYGPKGYGFGNTDVEEWRKVFEVNTIAPLKLVEYCYPRLQQGKMKKIACISSKVGSMTENTSGGGYIYRSSKAALNSVVKSLSNDLTPEGFTVLALHPGWVKTAMGGPNALIDTQTSALGLANVIELSTPQLSGRFINYDGTELPW; this is translated from the coding sequence ATGAGTCAAACCGTCTTTATTACCGGAGCAAATCGCGGCATTGGCCTTAGCTTAACTGAGCTGTACCTGAAGCAAGGCCACCAAGTACATGCTACTAGCCGTTCCTTAGAGAACAGTTCAGAACTACAAACTCTAGCCTCACAATTCAGCAATCTAGTTTTGCACGAACTGGATGTCACGCACTACGAACAAGTCGCTAAGCTTGCCGATAAACTCCCTGCCATCGACTTACTCATCAATAATGCAGGATATTACGGGCCCAAGGGATATGGCTTTGGAAATACTGACGTAGAAGAATGGCGTAAAGTCTTCGAAGTAAACACCATTGCTCCATTAAAACTGGTTGAGTACTGTTACCCTCGCTTACAACAAGGCAAGATGAAAAAGATTGCTTGTATCTCATCAAAAGTCGGCAGTATGACCGAAAATACGTCCGGCGGCGGCTATATTTATCGCTCATCGAAAGCGGCGCTTAACTCGGTTGTGAAAAGCTTAAGTAATGATTTAACACCTGAAGGATTTACCGTTTTAGCGCTTCACCCTGGTTGGGTAAAAACGGCGATGGGCGGGCCAAATGCTTTGATAGATACGCAAACCTCCGCGCTAGGCCTAGCGAACGTGATAGAACTGAGCACACCGCAGCTTTCAGGTCGATTTATTAACTACGATGGTACTGAGTTACCTTGGTAG
- a CDS encoding DNA topoisomerase III: MSRLFIAEKPSLGRAIAAALPNPQKKDQGFIRCGNGDIVTWCIGHLLEQVEPDAYDERYKKWNMADLPIVPQQWQLRPRKSASKQLTVIRKLLKEANEVIHAGDPDREGQLLVDEVLDYCKLSKTKKESTQRLLISDLNLPAVKRALSSMRSNREFIPLSVSALARSRADWLYGMNMSRAYTLLGQKAGYQGVLSVGRVQTPVLGLVVRRDEEIENFVPKDYFTLHALIPYQDANGTFDIRARWKPSEACKPWQDEEGRVLNRKLVENVANRIANQPAKVTESEQKQTKQSAPLPYSLSALQIDAAKRYGMSAQQVLDTCQALYEKHKLITYPRSDCRYLPMEHYSQAGTVTTAIANNAKELQVAVQGADLTLKSKAWNDKKVDAHHAIIPTPKQANVNALSGNEMKVYQLIARQYLMQFYPAAVYAEAKLVFDIAGGTFVAKGRQLVSPGWKALMGKTDKEDEGIDAVPPLPEGTVLTCREGEIKDRKTEPPKHFTEASLLQAMTGIARYVADKELKKILRDTDGLGTEATRAGILDTLFKRQLLTRQGKSILSSPAGRGLIHALPEDSTYPDMTAHWEHQLQGMAERNQAYQPFMQALEQRIDSLMAQVKAGPIPDSLRHLPKVERPAFKRKKRSYSKNGGATKSRATKGKQA, encoded by the coding sequence ATGTCTCGTCTGTTTATTGCTGAAAAACCAAGCTTAGGCCGTGCGATTGCCGCTGCACTGCCAAACCCTCAAAAGAAAGATCAAGGATTCATCCGCTGTGGGAACGGGGATATCGTTACTTGGTGTATCGGCCATTTGCTCGAACAAGTCGAACCTGACGCTTACGATGAGCGTTATAAAAAGTGGAATATGGCAGATTTACCAATTGTTCCGCAGCAATGGCAGCTCAGACCGAGGAAAAGCGCAAGTAAGCAATTAACAGTGATTCGTAAATTGCTCAAAGAAGCTAACGAAGTCATTCATGCAGGAGACCCAGATCGAGAGGGTCAGCTGTTAGTTGATGAAGTTCTGGACTATTGCAAGTTATCTAAAACCAAGAAGGAATCCACACAGCGTTTGCTGATTTCCGACTTGAACTTACCTGCGGTTAAACGCGCACTCAGTTCTATGCGCAGTAATCGCGAGTTTATCCCACTTTCAGTTTCTGCATTGGCCCGCTCTCGGGCTGATTGGCTGTATGGTATGAACATGTCTCGTGCTTATACCTTGCTTGGTCAAAAAGCAGGGTATCAAGGTGTTCTCTCGGTAGGGCGAGTGCAAACGCCAGTTCTTGGCTTAGTGGTGCGTCGTGATGAAGAAATCGAAAACTTTGTCCCGAAGGACTATTTTACCCTACATGCTCTGATCCCATATCAAGATGCCAATGGTACTTTTGATATTCGTGCTCGTTGGAAGCCAAGTGAGGCATGCAAGCCTTGGCAGGACGAAGAAGGTCGAGTATTAAACCGTAAGTTGGTAGAAAATGTTGCAAACCGTATTGCAAATCAACCCGCAAAAGTGACAGAGTCGGAACAAAAGCAAACCAAGCAATCAGCACCATTACCTTATTCGTTATCTGCTTTACAGATCGATGCCGCGAAGCGCTATGGTATGAGTGCGCAACAAGTACTAGATACTTGTCAGGCATTGTATGAAAAGCACAAGCTGATCACTTACCCGCGTTCAGATTGTCGCTATTTGCCGATGGAACACTACTCACAAGCAGGGACGGTGACAACTGCTATTGCGAATAACGCAAAAGAGTTGCAAGTTGCCGTTCAGGGAGCAGACTTAACATTAAAGTCCAAAGCCTGGAACGATAAAAAAGTGGATGCACACCATGCGATTATCCCTACACCGAAGCAAGCTAATGTGAATGCGCTTTCAGGCAATGAGATGAAAGTGTATCAATTGATTGCGCGCCAGTACCTCATGCAGTTCTATCCGGCGGCGGTTTACGCAGAAGCGAAATTGGTTTTCGATATCGCTGGTGGTACGTTTGTCGCGAAAGGTCGTCAGTTAGTTTCGCCGGGTTGGAAAGCGCTAATGGGCAAAACTGACAAGGAAGATGAAGGTATTGATGCCGTGCCACCGCTACCCGAAGGCACCGTGTTAACTTGTCGTGAAGGGGAAATAAAAGACCGAAAAACCGAGCCACCAAAGCATTTTACCGAGGCATCGCTGTTGCAAGCGATGACCGGGATCGCCCGTTATGTTGCGGATAAAGAACTGAAAAAAATCCTTCGTGACACTGATGGGCTAGGCACGGAAGCGACTCGCGCTGGTATTTTGGACACGCTGTTCAAACGCCAACTGCTTACGCGTCAAGGTAAGTCAATTCTCAGTTCTCCTGCGGGAAGAGGTCTCATTCATGCCTTGCCAGAAGATTCAACATACCCTGATATGACGGCTCATTGGGAGCACCAGTTACAAGGTATGGCAGAGAGAAATCAAGCATATCAGCCGTTCATGCAAGCACTGGAACAACGCATTGATAGCTTGATGGCACAAGTAAAAGCAGGCCCTATCCCTGATTCATTACGTCATTTACCCAAGGTGGAACGTCCTGCGTTTAAACGTAAAAAGCGCAGTTATTCAAAGAATGGTGGCGCGACTAAATCTCGTGCAACCAAAGGTAAGCAGGCATAG